A segment of the Coffea arabica cultivar ET-39 chromosome 8c, Coffea Arabica ET-39 HiFi, whole genome shotgun sequence genome:
AGAAATAGTGAGGGCAACTATAAGAAATTTTAACACTTTTGAGGGGCAGTTGTGGGGCaagattgaatattttgaaaattcaggAAGGGCAAGAGTGAGACAACATTAAAATGACTAAAGTTTTCATGGGTTAGtctataattttcaaaaaattgaagGGTGCAACTGCACCTCCTCAAGTGAATGTAGCTCTACTAACTCTTGTGTTTGTTAATCATTATTGATATACATAATGCATTGTTTCTTAGGTTCACTGTGACATACACttaaatgtattaaatttaatacctaacaattcaataacttaacaGATTTAAACTTCAGAtttcatattttaaattttacttttagatttcagttttatcaaacgcatttTTGATTCTCAACTTTGTTCAATTTCTGTTCTAATCCTTGCCATTTCACAGTTAGTGATGgaattcctttttctttattttttttttctttttgggtatcATCTGGAAGTGTATATGCAAGTTATGCCTCTGCAGCCTCATCTGTTTGACCTCCAGCAGCAACATCCCTAACTTGGTGTTGTGCAATGAAACACATTTATTGTTTTTCGCACGAGAAGAGTAAAACATCAATTATTGAGTAAAGCTCCAACAAACAACAACCGACAACATTTATGTACCTAAATAATACTAGCATGCATGCATTCACAATACATAAATACTTTCCAGATGCTACCTCCGTCCCATCAGACTTTTTTGGGAATTAAAATATTGTTGGTGGACCATTTACTTATTTTGTTGGACGGGAACGCATTTGATGATTTTAAAGTATGGTCATGACATTCATATttcaaaattaggaaaagtgcaTCAGAACATGAAGAGATTTTTTTCCCCTCTGGTAAGAATTTTACGTTTTCAAATggcaaaatagaaaaaaaaaactaaaaaaatgttgtgttgatttttgaaaagtcactatcattttaaaaaaaatgcaagaaggaaaaaaaaagacgtTAACAAAAAGAGTAGATCGACTAAATTTTATTTATGCATCTAACTTCTTGGATTTATAGAAAAGAACTTAGGGATGGAAAAAGTTAGGGAACCGAGGAAATATGAAAAAGCGTGCTCGTTCTAAAGCCAAAAAACAACGCCTTCAGTACTCAATTGTGCCCCTCTTCGGATTCTTTTCTCTATCCAGCCTATTAAATGTTGTTTGTTAGTGTGTACATATCATGTGCTTGCATTCAAGGATTCTTACCTGAGAGAGTGACTAAGTCGTCCAACGATAGGCCCTTAGCTGAGAATATCTTAAGCATTTGATCCATTGTAAAACTTGTGTCTATTATATTAGGCCTCACATTTGAAGCCAAAGAAATCCTCCCATCTCTCCTTCCTGTTGGAATCAGCACACTTGGCCCTCCTGCCTGTTGTACAGTTTTATTAGTTTGACAATTCAATACTACATTAATTAGTTATCAAGAATTGAAGAAGTTATTAATTAGAAAGAAATGGTCATTATTATTAAAGTGAAAATGTGGTAATTTGACTTTACAAATTCGACAGCATCTCTGGCAGCTAAAGCTAGAATATCAGCACAAGAAACTGTTCCTGGACAGAAGAATTCAAGCACCCTTTTGGCTGAATCAATTATTGAAAACCCTCCTAGGAAAGAATTTGCTGGATCACTTCTTTCAGTGCCATTTCCTTGTAGTAGTATAGAAGCATCGCAGCCCTGCAAACATGGAAAACACGGCTTCTAAGAATGTTGATTACATGCTTTTGCACAAGTCTTGTGATCATAGagaaaactagaaaatttaTCTCGAGGGAGTGAACTTCAGCATAGCTAAACTTGCATATGGTATGTAAactgattttaaatttttgcgggtccaaattttaaatttataaagaatatttttaacaatttcaaatttatataggaggaaaataaattttataaaatttcagAGGGCGGGAGCCCCTTCTATTCCCCCCTAATTCCATCCCGGCATGTGATACATTTTATATACTAGTGCTTAATGCACACTCGATATGCGTCTagcaataaataaatatttaaaaaaattttaaagatatttgttgaaattattttttatgaGATTTGGTTTTATATATTGTTAATACGTACAGAAAATTGACATTTAcataaataaaatgtacaaataGATTATTATTTGACAGTGAgtagttattaaaaaaaaaaaaaaaagaggcagaACTGAATATGATAATAGGTAGGAGAGATAGAGGTAGATATGATAATAGGCTGGAGAAACAAAAGTAGACATGACAGTGGATAATTATACTTAAAggtaatttagaaaaatcataaaataacAACTTTTTATTTGCACTAAAAGGCTTTCTATCCATTTATTTATGATATAGATAGGGATAAGGATAAATTTAAAAACACACAAAATTAACACCAAATTGGTGTTAACTATCTACATAGACTTTATTATTGTAAAGACGTACAAGATCATGTTAGTTGGCTAGAACTCACATTGAACACTTGTAATTAACACTTTCTCAACAAATTGTATGTGTGGAAAGAAATTTGAGAGCATACTGGGAAAATTTTCATTGTCATTTGCCTAAAAAGTGCAAGCCGAAAAGAGCCAACTTTAAGAAAGCACAACATTTGTTTATGCTACCTTAACCAGTTAAAGAAAAAACATTAACTTGTACAGATTATTGGGAATTTACACAAGTAAACAATTTTCTGCAGATATATCTTGTAGCGTACCCAGTGGCGGAGCTAGGAATTGCAATTAGGGGGGGCGAGTCTCTGTTATTTGGACAAAATCCAAATAACTTTCAAACATTATTATTTGGGTCCTTAGGAGGGggcaaagtgaatttttttatcaatattttgggggggcaaaacaatataagaaaatttttttttacttagaaatttttttataacaattggagggggggcaaaatgaaattttttatcaatatttggggggcaaaacaatataataaaaatttttttacttagaattttttttttttaacaattggagGCCCCGGCCCCCCCCTTCCCTCCGCCCCTGAGCGTACCCGATGTCTACACATTGCATTAGAactattttgtttttctattctaataataaaaaattgtttCACGTATCATGCAACTATATCATGAATGAAAAAGTTACAGGCCAAGCAGGTTGAAAGTTCCCTGGACGCAACCAGATTAAAGTGCTGCTTCTGTCTTTAGGACACTACACATGAGATGAGAGAAGGCTTACCTCCACAAAACAATCATGGAAAACCAAGCGAAGAAGCTTTCCAGGAAGTGTTGGGTCCAAAGAGGAAGCTTCTCTTACTGTATTCTTCACTATTATTTCAGCTGTAGGGCAAGAAGTTGCATAGAAGCCAAAAGAGACGCTGTACGATGAAGATGCAAACAAAGCTAAATGGAACAAGACAAAGGTTAAAAGGTGGTAAGGTATATGAAGTGTTTCTGCCATAAGCCACTCTTTTCTGGGGAAGTTTTGTTTCTTGGCAATTTGGGGGATAGCATCCTTCAAATAGCTAGTTTTTTTCAAATCAGATTGAAAAAAGTCTAAGGGAAGTAAAGAGGGAGAAATGAGATGACCACATGTTTTGAATCTTTGGAACTGTACATCATTTATAGCAGCATTAATTTGAAGTTGGTATTGTCAGATCAGCCTTTTGGTTTGGAAAATTGCTGGCGGCCAGATGGGTTGGTCTTCAATTCACTGCAAGAGATGGGTGAATGCCAGTTGCTCGTACCTCGCAAACATTTACTAATGGTTTTTTTAACTTACAAGCTAATGTTTGTGACTGTCAGACGAGGAATTATTAGGACCATTATTggaacaaaataaaatagagGAACTGGTTTTTGTTTATTCTCAAACCCCCCTTTTTCTAATAAAACTCCTAATGATATTGGAAACCACAAGTAtcaaatttttcctttaaacaAAAATGAACAATTTTGTCTTAAAATGCGTCAATTATGTCTTATGTTTCTGCAAAACACCTTCAAAAGCAGAGTTAGTTTTGTGTAATATCTTTTGCTTTGCGAACTAGATTAAGTAGGAGAAAGAAAGGCTTCCTATTGTCTGATTTTAACTTTTAGAGTTGAATATCCACTTATAAGCTTTTAAGGCAGGATATTTTTAGGCAATATTTCCATTCATTGCTAAGTACTCTTataaacacttagggttttttgGATGCTTAAATGGggcaaattcccttaggaaTTTCTAGTATAAAGTTGAGCTCTTTAACAAAGGGATCAAACTATGAATCAAGGTAGGAAGGTAATCGAGAATGATACATTTGAAAAGAGGTCCAAGTTTGAACCATCACTATTGAACCCAAACGATTTATCTAGTCCCTAAAAGAGAAGGCTAAATTCTATCCTACATGACTTTGTTCTGAGGCAAACTTAGAGAAGGTTACGTTTGATTTTTCTACTAATAACCTCGTGACAACTTCCTAGAAGCGGGGCTGATGGGCATGCTCTAACCATTGAATAAGCATAATTAGTAAAATACGGGACACTCATAATACAGAATAGGATTAGTTACCAAAACACTCCCTTAAGTATAATTAATTTTACACTTTAATCGCTAATATtgttattttatcattttaccTTCAAAACCATTAGTTCAGTCTAATGTTGTATAACGACAATGTTACCTTTAAGGTGTCAACTACAATAAGCCCCTTTAAGGTCTAGTGTGCTTT
Coding sequences within it:
- the LOC113706327 gene encoding peroxidase 18, whose product is MAETLHIPYHLLTFVLFHLALFASSSYSVSFGFYATSCPTAEIIVKNTVREASSLDPTLPGKLLRLVFHDCFVEGCDASILLQGNGTERSDPANSFLGGFSIIDSAKRVLEFFCPGTVSCADILALAARDAVEFAGGPSVLIPTGRRDGRISLASNVRPNIIDTSFTMDQMLKIFSAKGLSLDDLVTLSGAHTIGSAHCNAFMDRFKVDSKGNFTLIDSSLDREYAAQLTKRCPGGAAATSPTTDNDPETPNLFDNQYYKDLLAHKGLFQSDSVLVSDKRTISKVQNFANNQDSFFESWEQSFLRLTSIGVKIDNEGEVRQLCAVVN